A window of Thermococcus sp. contains these coding sequences:
- a CDS encoding CidA/LrgA family protein produces MSQVPKVANNQNGLAIIFTFYALGEFTSSVLNLSIPGSVIGMLYLLAALLGGAVKLEWVENEAELFVRNMSVMFIPPGVGIVTYLGLLRVQAVPVFGALVLSFIATLFVTAKTVELTGGSE; encoded by the coding sequence ATTTCACAAGTTCCAAAAGTAGCGAATAACCAGAACGGTCTTGCTATAATATTCACGTTCTACGCTCTTGGTGAGTTCACGAGCTCCGTGTTGAACCTTTCCATTCCAGGCAGCGTCATCGGCATGCTCTACCTCCTTGCGGCACTTCTTGGTGGTGCTGTGAAGCTTGAGTGGGTCGAGAACGAGGCCGAACTCTTCGTGAGGAACATGAGCGTTATGTTCATCCCACCTGGTGTCGGGATAGTGACCTACCTCGGTCTGTTGAGGGTCCAGGCCGTCCCCGTGTTCGGTGCGCTTGTGCTGAGCTTCATCGCGACGCTCTTCGTAACCGCAAAGACCGTTGAGTTGACGGGGGGAAGTGAATGA
- a CDS encoding Tfx family DNA-binding protein, giving the protein MVAKTFLTEQQVRILRLRARGLKQSEIAELLGTSRANISILERRAMDKIEKARNTLLLWEQINSKMSVDVRRGEDIFAVPDRLFKKADLLGIKVPYSTAEIIAFLVENAPIHDRVARRDFTLFLDSRDRLRINECLLEDLDEVGKHKGGKNPVKGHGKATDGT; this is encoded by the coding sequence ATGGTTGCGAAAACGTTCCTGACCGAGCAGCAGGTTAGGATCCTCCGGCTGCGTGCTCGGGGGTTGAAACAGAGCGAAATCGCGGAGCTTCTGGGAACCAGCCGGGCCAACATAAGCATCCTTGAGCGGAGAGCGATGGACAAAATAGAGAAAGCCAGAAACACGCTGTTGCTCTGGGAGCAGATAAACTCCAAGATGAGCGTTGACGTCCGCAGGGGCGAGGATATATTCGCGGTCCCCGATAGGCTGTTCAAAAAAGCAGACCTGCTCGGGATCAAAGTACCTTACAGCACCGCCGAGATCATAGCGTTCCTCGTTGAGAACGCGCCCATCCACGACCGGGTGGCCAGAAGGGACTTCACGCTGTTTCTGGATTCCAGGGATAGGTTAAGGATAAACGAATGCCTACTTGAGGATCTGGATGAGGTAGGGAAGCACAAAGGCGGTAAAAACCCCGTTAAGGGCCATGGCAAGGCCACTGACGGCACCTGA
- a CDS encoding DMT family transporter, whose product MSKKHAVGAVLLWSTVASAFKLSLRYMSPLQLLFYASLTSLVLFGVIYAREFTRRKENLRSAYLGLINPFMYYTVLFSTYDRLPAQEAQALNYTWPLILVLLSIPFLGKRPGAGTAFGLLLGFFGALVVAMKGDVAGLNFRDPIGVALGLGSAVIWASYWLLNLRDGRKLVEKMFWNFLFGFAYVSIVILATGEFKVPPAEGLAGAIYVGMFEMGVTFLLWYRAVEGDIAFASNLAYLVPFLSLFFISLFVGESIAPATVIGLAMIVGGIIIGWGQQNL is encoded by the coding sequence ATGTCCAAAAAACACGCCGTCGGTGCAGTTCTCCTGTGGTCAACCGTCGCAAGTGCCTTCAAGCTCTCACTCCGCTACATGAGCCCTCTCCAGCTCCTCTTCTACGCGTCCCTAACCTCGCTCGTGCTCTTTGGAGTCATCTACGCGAGGGAGTTCACCCGCAGAAAGGAAAACCTCCGCTCGGCCTACCTGGGCCTGATAAATCCATTCATGTACTACACCGTCCTCTTCTCGACCTACGACCGCTTGCCTGCACAGGAGGCGCAGGCGCTCAACTACACCTGGCCGCTGATCCTCGTCCTTCTCTCTATTCCCTTCCTCGGAAAGAGACCCGGGGCGGGGACAGCCTTCGGCCTGTTACTAGGGTTCTTTGGAGCATTAGTCGTCGCCATGAAGGGAGACGTTGCGGGTTTGAACTTCAGGGACCCAATAGGTGTTGCCCTCGGCCTCGGTAGCGCGGTTATATGGGCATCCTACTGGCTCCTCAACCTGCGCGATGGGAGAAAGTTAGTCGAAAAGATGTTCTGGAACTTCCTCTTCGGCTTTGCCTATGTATCCATCGTCATCCTTGCAACGGGTGAGTTTAAGGTTCCTCCCGCTGAAGGGCTCGCCGGAGCGATCTACGTCGGCATGTTCGAGATGGGGGTTACTTTCCTCCTCTGGTACAGGGCCGTTGAGGGAGATATTGCGTTTGCATCGAACTTAGCTTACTTAGTGCCTTTCCTCAGCCTGTTCTTCATCTCCCTCTTCGTGGGGGAGAGCATAGCCCCCGCAACGGTGATCGGACTAGCCATGATAGTGGGTGGCATCATCATCGGGTGGGGACAGCAAAACTTATAA
- a CDS encoding ATP-binding protein — MLFDPRPKKRREELFDREKEIEQLTNTKEPLTLLLGIRRVGKSSLLRVTLNELENGVYIDARKMYFDSGGWITSESLIREFESALNGLRGTVRGKVFEALGHVRGVSLSGVRIELTREVRVSMVLEALNDVGAVIGIDEAQYLRFHGSRGGKEFLALLAYSYDNLDNLRFILSGSEVGLLHDFLGIDNYESPLYGRSHREVVLKPFSKELSIEFLRRGFSEIGMDVPGEVIEGAVSFLDGVPGWLVEFGRKYSETQDFRSSLEYVFQRAKGFLNGELKELERRSPRYVLILEAIARGHNRWELIRNYLASKGQNVPKSRLAELIRNLEKMSWIEANFSLDNKKRYRIIDPVIERVLMER; from the coding sequence ATGCTGTTCGACCCGAGACCGAAGAAAAGGAGGGAGGAGCTTTTTGACCGAGAAAAGGAAATAGAGCAGCTCACCAACACCAAAGAGCCATTAACACTTCTCCTGGGCATACGCAGGGTCGGGAAGAGCTCACTGCTCCGGGTAACACTGAACGAGCTCGAAAACGGCGTTTATATAGATGCACGGAAGATGTACTTTGACTCAGGGGGATGGATAACCTCCGAATCGCTCATCAGAGAGTTTGAAAGCGCTCTGAATGGCCTTAGGGGGACCGTTCGAGGGAAAGTTTTTGAGGCCCTTGGACACGTTAGGGGCGTTTCCCTCTCTGGAGTCAGGATCGAGCTGACCCGGGAGGTTCGCGTGTCCATGGTTCTGGAGGCTTTGAATGACGTTGGCGCGGTCATCGGTATCGATGAGGCCCAATACCTAAGGTTTCACGGGTCAAGGGGCGGAAAGGAGTTCCTGGCGCTCCTGGCTTACTCCTACGACAACCTTGATAATCTGCGGTTCATACTGAGCGGTTCCGAGGTCGGACTCCTACACGACTTTCTTGGGATAGACAACTACGAAAGTCCCCTCTACGGCAGGTCCCACAGGGAAGTGGTTCTCAAACCGTTCTCAAAGGAGCTTTCCATAGAATTCCTCAGGAGGGGATTTTCGGAGATAGGAATGGACGTTCCCGGCGAGGTCATTGAGGGTGCAGTTAGTTTTCTCGATGGTGTGCCTGGATGGCTTGTGGAGTTCGGGAGAAAATACTCCGAAACCCAAGACTTCAGAAGCTCACTGGAGTACGTGTTCCAGAGGGCCAAAGGGTTTCTCAACGGGGAACTGAAAGAGCTCGAAAGGAGGAGCCCCCGCTACGTGCTGATCCTTGAGGCCATCGCCAGGGGACACAACAGATGGGAGCTCATAAGGAATTACCTTGCCTCAAAAGGCCAGAACGTCCCGAAGTCTCGTCTCGCTGAGTTGATTAGAAACCTTGAAAAGATGAGCTGGATCGAGGCGAATTTCAGCTTGGACAACAAGAAGAGGTACAGGATAATCGATCCGGTAATCGAGCGTGTTCTGATGGAGCGATAG
- the gcvT gene encoding glycine cleavage system aminomethyltransferase GcvT, with protein sequence MVKRVHIFDWHKEHAKKVEEFAGWEMPIWYSGIKEEHMAVRNGIGIFDVSHMGEFIFRGKDALEFLQYVTTNDISRPPAISGTYTLVLNERGAVKDETLIFNIGNDTYMMVCDSDAFEKLEAWFNIIKRGIEKFGNLDLEIENKTYDMVMFSIQGPKARELAKDLFGIDINELWWFQAKEVELDGIKMLLSRSGYTGENGWEVYFEDANPYHPDESKRGKPEKALHVWERILEAGEKYGIKPAGLGARDTLRLEAGYTLYGNETKELQLLSTDIDEVTPLQANLDFAIFWDKEFIGKEALLKQKERGPGRKMVHFKMMDRGIPREGYKVCADGELIGEVTSGTSSPLLGIGIGIAFVKEEYAKPGVELEIEIRGKPRKAVTVAPPFYDPKKYGAFREE encoded by the coding sequence ATGGTCAAGAGGGTTCACATCTTCGATTGGCATAAGGAGCACGCAAAGAAGGTTGAGGAGTTCGCTGGCTGGGAGATGCCCATCTGGTACTCGGGCATAAAGGAGGAGCACATGGCCGTTAGGAACGGTATCGGCATCTTTGACGTCTCCCACATGGGTGAGTTCATCTTCCGCGGTAAGGACGCACTGGAGTTCCTTCAGTACGTCACGACGAACGATATAAGCAGACCTCCCGCAATAAGCGGAACCTACACCCTCGTTCTCAACGAGCGCGGAGCTGTTAAGGACGAAACCCTCATCTTCAACATAGGAAACGACACATACATGATGGTCTGCGACAGCGATGCCTTCGAGAAGCTCGAGGCCTGGTTCAACATCATAAAGCGCGGAATCGAGAAGTTCGGTAACCTCGACCTTGAGATTGAGAACAAGACCTACGACATGGTCATGTTCTCGATACAGGGCCCGAAGGCAAGGGAGCTCGCAAAGGACCTCTTCGGCATCGACATCAACGAGCTCTGGTGGTTCCAAGCAAAAGAGGTCGAGCTCGATGGAATCAAGATGCTCCTCTCAAGGAGCGGCTACACCGGCGAGAACGGCTGGGAGGTTTACTTTGAGGACGCCAACCCCTACCACCCGGACGAGAGTAAGCGCGGAAAGCCGGAGAAAGCTCTCCACGTCTGGGAGAGAATCCTCGAGGCCGGAGAGAAGTACGGGATAAAGCCAGCTGGCCTTGGAGCTCGCGACACCCTCAGGCTTGAGGCCGGCTACACGCTCTATGGCAACGAGACCAAGGAGCTCCAGCTCCTCAGCACGGACATCGACGAGGTTACCCCGCTCCAGGCCAACCTCGACTTCGCTATCTTCTGGGACAAGGAGTTCATCGGCAAGGAGGCACTCCTCAAGCAGAAGGAGCGCGGCCCCGGCAGGAAGATGGTGCACTTCAAGATGATGGACAGGGGCATCCCGAGGGAGGGCTACAAGGTCTGCGCGGACGGCGAGCTCATCGGAGAGGTCACCAGCGGGACCAGCTCCCCGCTCCTCGGAATCGGCATCGGAATAGCCTTCGTTAAGGAGGAGTACGCCAAGCCAGGCGTCGAGCTGGAGATAGAGATAAGGGGCAAGCCCAGGAAAGCCGTGACCGTTGCTCCGCCCTTCTACGACCCCAAGAAGTACGGGGCATTCAGGGAGGAGTGA